Genomic window (Sulfurovum sp. NBC37-1):
TTTTTATTTTCTATACTTGAGTTTTGTATCCCCTGCATTAATTGAGTGAATTTTTGATTGAATTCTGAACTGTTGATAATATTATCATTCCCAGCTACAGCTATACCATGGTTTGTTTCTATACTAAGATTATTATGTATCTCTGTTTTTTCTATTTTATGATACTCTTTCTTGTCATTATTTTCTATAAAATTTCTACCCCTAAATGTTAAACCCATAAAATGATAACCACCAGATAAACACCATTCACCTCTATTTATAAGATCATCATACTCCAATTCATCAACTATACTTCTATACTCATCATATTCCAAATTAAAAATTGATGCATTAACACAATTATTTTCAGTATTTACAAGTCCATGCAGCACTACATTATATTTTTCATTCATACTTGACATCATTCTACCTTTTTCTTCAATCATACACTGTAAATTAATTCAGATACAAAAATATGTCAAATTGTCATATTTTCCCCTCTATTACCGCAACTTCCTCTTCTGCCAAGCCATACAGGTCATAAACCATCCGGTTGCTTTTGGCTTCGAGGTCAGTGGTGTCCTGATTTTGTTTTTTATGCTCTATTATCTGGTCTACCAGATCTATAAAAGGTTGCTGGTCTTTACATTCTGCAATAGGAAGGATTTCCAGTTTATACTTCTTCCATAAAATCGTACCCTGACCTGTTGTAACAGATATTTTTGAAAAATACCATTCGGATAGCTTGGAGTTCAGTATAGATAATAAATATTTTAAGTGTTCACCTGTCATGATGAAAATTTTGTCATTTCCATATATACCGCTCTCATCATACGCAAACTTGGGTGCATCTGAAATCTCGCCCCAGACAATTTTGGGCTTATCGAACTCTTCATAATACGCAATTGAATCCTGAGTTTCAAACCATTTGTTATTGGTTTTTTTACGGCTGCCTTTTTCGCCGCTTTGATCAAGCCGTTTGCCAAAACTGCTCAAATATGATTTTATGGCAGGGTACTCCTCGATATCCAGATTTAGAGAAGGGAGTGTAGCGACTAGCCACATATCCGCCCATTCAATAGCATACTTTTGCACATCCCGTCCACGCACCATAGGCTTGAGCAGTGCTTCACTTTTGGGATCTTCTGCAATGAGCCGGTTTCTGGTTTCCGTATCAATAATAAATGCTTTGTTGAAACCCGTTTTTATTCCATAATTGATGGATATATCCCACTCTTTTAGCTGTTTCCCTCTTTCTTCTATTTTCTGCATGAGCTTTGCGTTATCCTCACCGCTTGATGCAAAAGTTGTTATCGCCTCTTTCAGCGTCTCTACCGTTGCTCTCTTGGCATCGAACTTTCTGATATTGACCGTTTTTGTGTCTGCCGGCTTGCTTCTGTCGATCGTTACGATACATGTTTCCACCGTTGCCTCTTCAAATATCTGTGTATCTTCGAAGTTGATGATCTGCACCGATGCACCAGATGCAGAAAAAAGATCTTTGAGCACCTCGCCGTATTTGGTCTTCAGCCAGCTGTTTGAGGTGATGAGTGACATAGAGGCATATTGATTCAAAATAGTAATGCCTTTTTCAAAAAAGAGTGACAGTATATCTCCACTTTTGTCAAAGACCCTGTAGCCAAACTGGCTGTAGTCGATCTCCTTGAGTTTGTTAAGCGGAATATACGGCGGATTGCCGATTATCACATCAAACCCGACAAAGTTCCCCTCTTCGTCCAGTACCTCTGGAAACTCAAAGCGCCACTCAAAAGCGTTTTCATACACCTTTCCTTTTTTGATCTCGTCGATCTCTTTGGAAGCTTTTTCAATCTGTTTTAGTAATTTCTCTTTTTGTACCTTTTTGGATTTTGTAAGTGTTTGATCTTCACTGAACATGCTTGTTTGGCTACCGCCAAGTTTATCGAGGTTAAAATCCAATGCATCTAACAGAATATCTCTTGGCAAACTGTTTAATCCAAACTCTTTAACATAGCTTTCAAGAAGTTTTTTATACCGTTCCGTCTGCTTCCACTGTGCCTGAAGCGTCAGACCGAACATCCCCTTGAGCTCCTCTATGGCAGAGCGTATCTCCTCTTTGGACTGTACGAAGTTCCCCTCTTTGTACTCCTTGACCACCTCTTTGTAACGGACGATGGCATGTTTGATGTTTGGTATGTCTATCTCGTCGTGCAGGCCGTAACGGCTGATGAGCGAGTTGCCCACTTTGATGTTGATGTCTATGTTCGGCATCGTGACCAGTTGGTTCGACTCGTCGTAATACGAGTTCTTGAGCAGTTCTATCCAAAGCCTGAGCCGTGTGATCTGTGCAGAGTTGGGGTTAATGTCTACACCGAAGAGTGAGTTCTCGATGATCTTCTGTTTCTCAGTAAAGAGCATTTTTTGTATGCGTGTAGCTTTTTTGGAATTGCGCTTGTATTCAAATATCTCACCCTCATCATCTCTGACTATGAGTTCATCATTTTCAACACTTAGTTCATAATCATCTTTTATACGCTTACCCTCAGCATCAAAGAGTATGCGAAGTTGGCTTTTGATCTCCAGTATGGTGTTAAGTGACGAGACCAAAAAATGCCCGCTCCCCACAGCCGGATCACAGATGCTCAGTGAGTCTATGATGGCATTGGCTTCTTTTTTGTCTTCTATCTTGTCATCCAGCTCATTGAGTGAACTGCAGTTCCAGCCTTTGAGTTGGTTGAACTTCTCTATGATGGCTTTGGTGATGGTCTCTTTGGACATGTACATCGTGATGAAACTCGGCGTATAAAAACTCCCGTCTTTATAGCCGTTGAGCTTTTCAAAGATCAGTCCGAGTACCGAAGCATTGATGAGAGACTTGCTCTCCGTTACAAGTTCTTCGCTCCCCTCGCTGGAGAAATCATAGGCATCCAGAAACTCAAAGAGGTAGTGCAGCATATTAACACTGCCTTCTTTACGCTTGCCCCGAGTATCTTTGAGTACGGTTTTGCTGTAGTAAGGCAGTTCGCAGTTGTCTTCAAGCGAAGAGATATCTATGTATTTTTTCTCTATCTCATTCATCTCAAAAAGTGAAGAATTCAAATAGGGTATATGTCCAAACTCCTTATGAGCCCTGTCGTGTGGTCTATTCGCCAGGATATCAAAGAAAAAGATCTTCATCCTGTCAAAATCATCTATGGTTTGACGATTTAAAAATCTATACTTGGTGTCGCCGTTCCACTTGACAAGCTGTGACTCCAGAAGTTTCAAGAACAAGATACGGTTTATCCATACGATCATCAGCCGTATGATGACCTCAAACTCTTGTGTATGTCCAGCCAGCTTCAAGTTCCTGGCTATGTTTTCATACAGTGATGCGCCGTGAGGTTTTTTTGCCCTGGAGATAAGTTTTTTGCCTCCACTCTTTTGCTCTTCCAGTCCCAAGATATACAGTAGTTCATTATAGAACTCTTTATTGAGTGTATTGGCATCATTGGGATTGAAAGCTTTTAAAAGAGTGTCTTTGGAGAGCAGTTTATAGAGCGCTATGGTCTCTTTTGGCTTTCGTGCATCTCTAAGATCAAAATAGGCAGCCTCAATGACTTTGTCATCTATGAGATTCTCTTTCATTCCCGATATCTGCTCTGCGATCATCCTGTAAAAATCTTCTGTTCTGTCACCGAGCACAGAAGAGTCTTTTACGCTTTCAAATACCTTTTTTATCTCTCTGTCCTGCCAAAAGAGCTTGTCAAAATCTTTGGCATCAAAAACAAACCAGCGGTAAAAATCGGTGATGATAATGTGGTAAAGCCTGTTATTGCCCTTCTTGCGCTCACGCATAAAATACAAAATAGCTTCATGCAGTGCTTTTTTGTTGATGTCATTTTGCGTGATCATGGCAGCAGAGTCAAAGACTTTTGCTTCGATAATGACTGACGGACTGTGTTCCAGCATCAAAGCCAGATCCATACCGCTCTGACCTTGTTGGGAATAGCTTTGCGCAACATAAGAGAGGTTTTCAAAATAAGGCTTTAAAGCATTGGAGACAATGTTGGGTTCGGACTGTTTTTCGATCCGCTGTCTTTCAAGCACTTCAAGATAGTTTTGCGTTGCCTCTTCGAACTCTTCTATCTCGGCTGCAGTGACACTCTTTTTGGACAATAACGGACTAATGAACTTTCTTGGCTTTTTAACTTCAAGTTTCAACATGAATCTCACCCTTTTCGTAGTGGAGTTATTTTAGCGTAAAAAAACCGTATAAGAACAGCTCCCATCCAAAAAAAACAATATATCTACTTCAGTTCACCCCAACTGTCACCGACACTCACGGAACAGACCAGCGGCACTTCAAGCTCCCAGATATGTTCCATGACATGCACGAAACGTTTGGAAATTTTCTCGACCTGATCCTCCCTGATCTCGAAGATCAGTTCATCGTGTATCTGCAGCAGCATATGCGCTTCCAGCGCTTCATCGATGATCATACTGTCGATATCGTTCATGGAGAGTTTGATGAGATCGGCTGCCGATCCCTGGAAGACCGTGTTGACCGATTCACGCATGTAGGCGGCTTTTTGCATACCATTGGCATTCTCGTAGTCGAAAATACGTCTTCGTTTCAACAGTGTTTCCACATATCCGTCTATTTTCACCCTCTCCTGTATGCCTTCGAGGAAATTCTTCACCGTGGGGAAACTCGCGAAATAGTTAGCAATGATCTCTTTGGCTTCTGCAGAGGTGATGCCCAGTTCGTCAGAAAGTTTCTTAGGACCCATGCCGTAGAGCAGACCGAAGTTCACAGACTTGGCGAAGTTACGTTTTGCTTTCGCCTCTTCCTCACCGAAGAGTTTGACGGCCGTTGCCATGTGGATGTCCGTACCTTTGTTGAACGCTTCCATCAGTGCGGCATCTTTTGAGAAGTGTGCCAACAGGCGCAGTTCGATCTGCGAGTAGTCGATACTGACCAGTTTATAACCTTCTTTGGCAACAAACGCTTCACGTACCGAACGCCCCAAAGTGGAACGCACCGGGATATTCTGAAGATTGGGGTCTTTGGAGCTCAAACGTCCCGTTGCCGTACCTGTCTGAATGAAAGAGGTATAGATGCGGCTTTTCTCATCTTTTTTGGCCAGTTTCAGCAGGGGTTCCACATAGGTAGAGAGCATCTTGTGGTATTCGCGGTATTCGAGTATTTTTCCTATAACCGGGTGCTCATGTTTGAGTGACTGCAGTACCGCTTCATTAGTACTGTAGCCGGTCTTGGTCTTCTTGCCACCCTTGAGCCCCAGATGCTGGAACAGTACTACGCCGAGCTGCTGTGTGGAACGGATGTTGAATTCGCTACCGCTGAGTTCATGTATCTCCGAAGTAAGCCGGTGCAGGTCTTCGCTGAGTGTTTTCTTCAGTGTTTCCAGCTTGACCTGGTCCACTTTGATCCCCAGGCGTTCCATGCGTATCAGTACATTGATGAACGGATACTCTACATCCTTTGCCTCTTTCAGCAGATGTGTAAGCGAAGAGAGCTCCATCTTCTTCTTGATAGCGCCATAGAGCAGAAAAGTCATCCAGGCATCTTCCGCCGCATAGAAGGTTGCATCGGCGATATTGACATGGGAGAAATTCTCCCCTTTTTTGACCATCTCTTTGAAAGGTTTCATATCATATTTGAAAAATTTCTGTGCCAGAGAATCCAATCCGACCCTTGAACCCGGATCGGTAAGCCATGCCATGATCATCGTATCGGCAAAGGGGAGTACCTCTTCCATCCCGTATTGATTGTAAAGCAGAGAGAGGTCGAACTTCAGATTCTGTCCGACTATTTTTTGTTTCATCAGTTTTTTGAGTGCAGCCACAGCATCTTCAGGATCAACCTGCTCCTCTACACCGAGGTAAGAGTGCCCTACCGGCACATAGTAAGCCTTTTCATTTGAGGTACAGAAAGAAAAACCGACCATCTTATCCGTTCGTGTATCGAGTCCGGTAGTCTCGGTGTCGAAAGCGACCAGTGTATCCTTGGAAAGTTCATCTATGACTTCATTCAGTTTCTCTTTGGTATCGAGTGTTATCGATTCGAATGTAAGTAAAGGTGTCTTCAGTTTTGGCGGTGCAATGTCATGACATCCTACTTCACTCTGCCCTACTTTTGCTTTTTGAAGTGCCCGTTTCATTTCATACTTTTCAAATTCGTCGATCAGACAGCTGAGATAATTTCTCTCTTCAAAAACGAACTTGCTCAGGTCGAGATCATCATAGACATCATCTCGCATTTTGACCAGTTCGCGAGAGAGGAACGCACTCTCTTTGTATTCGAGCAAAAGTTTTTGTATACGCGGTGTACCGCACTTTTCTATATTCGCATAAATATTCTCAAGCGTATGGAACTCGTTGATGAGCTTGGCCGCTCCCTTCACACCAATGCCTTTCACACCGGGAACATTGTCCGAAGCATCACCCACGATCGCCTGAAAATCAACGAAATCTTTCGGATTGACACCGAATTTCTCGATGCAGGCGGCTTCGTCTATCTCTTTTCTTTTAATGGAGTCATACATCACGACCAAACCGTCGTCTATTAGTTGATAGAGGTCTTTGTCATGCGAGACCACTTTAACCTTCATATCCTGCTCTCTGGCAAATTTAGTCACTGTGGTGATGATGTCATCCGCTTCGAAGCCCTCTTTGGCAAGATTGGCAAAACCCATCTTCTCCACCCACCTGATCGCAACGGGAAGCTGTTTGGTCAGGTCTTCCGGCGGTGCTTCCCTGTTTGCTTTGTACTCCGGATAGATCTCGTTTCGGAATGTCGGCCCTTTGCTGTCGAGCGCAAAGACGAGATAATCCGTTCCGTGGTCACGGTGCAGCGAATCTACAAGATTGATGAAGCCTGTCAGAAGTCCCGTAGGAAACCCCTCTGAATTACGCAGTGGAGGCAAAGCATAATAGGATCTGAAGAAGAAACCGAAAGTGTCTATAATAGTGATTGTTTTCAAAGAGAATACCTGATTTTTTTATGTATTTTATCCAATTTATGGTTACAATGTAACATATCAAAAGAAATTATATTAAGTAAACTATTATTACTTTTTCAATAAAATAATAATAATTAATGTAAAATGTAAAAGGTGGGATCCATGGAAAATAGAGAACATTCATCTAATGGTGCTACTCATTTTTCACATCCACAAAAACGTATAAAGTCTGCTGATGGTATTGGCGGGAGCTTTACAAAAAAGGAAGTAAAATTGCAAGATACCCCTCTTTTCTTTCCTGAAGGATTTGAAAAGGTCTTTTTGGCTATTTATTTTGTTTCATTACCTTATATTTTGGGTCTACTTTTTCTTTTTTTCTATATTGCTGACGGCAAGTTTGATGTATTCGTTTCCGTCAATAGTGAATCGCCTTTTATTATGACATGGGCGATCGGTTATGAGATTCTTGCTACATTGATCATTCTATGGATCATTAAAAGCGCTATCTCTTTCACACATCGGAATACAAAGAAAAAAAATATTCACCGTCTACACTAATTTCCTTCAGCTTCAGATCAGGAACTTAACTCTTTAGCCAAATATTCACCAGTATAGGAGCCTGTTTTATTATATTCTTCCACCAGTTTTTCCGGTGAACCCGTTGCAATGATCAAACCACCCTTGTCTCCACCTTCAGGTCCCATGTCTACGATATAATCCGCATTTTTGACCATATCGAGGTTATGCTCAATAACTACAACAGAATTACCCAGTTCCACCAGGTGGTGCAGTACCCCGGTAAGTCTGTCCACATCGGCAAAATGAAGTCCCGTGGTTGGTTCATCGAGTATATAAAGTGTTTTACCTGTATCTTTACGGCTGAGCTCTTTGCTCAGTTTGATACGCTGCGCTTCACCACCCGAAAGCGTTGTAGCATTCTGTCCAAGTGTAATATAGTCGAGTCCGACCGCTGTCAGTGTTTTAAGCTTGGCGGCAATGGAAGGAATGGCTTTGAAGAATTCCAGGGCTTCCCCTACACTCATCGCCAGTACATCGGCAATCGATTTGCCTTTGTAAAGCACTTCAAGTGTCTGGGCATTGTACCTGGTACCGTTACAGGTATCACAGCTGACCAGCACATCAGGAAGGAAGTGCATCTCTATTTTGATCTGTCCGTCCCCCTGGCACTTCTCGCAGCGTCCGCCTTTAACATTGAAAGAGAAACGTCCTATCTTGTATCCGCGCAGTTCGGCTTCTTTGGTCTGGGCAAAAAGTTTGCGTATCTCATCCATGATACCCGTATAGGTCGCCGGATTGGAACGCGGTGTTCGTCCGATGGGGCTCTGGTCGAGATAAATAACTTTGTCAAGATGTTCAAGCCCCGTGATCTCCACACCATCCACTTTGTTGACCTTCTTGGCGTTGTTGAGTAGTTCCCTTGCCACAGGCAAAAGTGTCTGGAGGATCAGCGAGCTCTTTCCGCTTCCGCTCACACCCGTGATACAGACAAAGTTATGCAGCGGGATCTTTGCATCGAGATTCTCGATGTTGTTGATCGTCACATTTTTAATTTCTATCCACTTCTTTTGCGGATTGTCATGCGAATAGGAGATCTCCTTCTTACCAAAAAGGTAATCGGCCGTAAGCGTTTTGGCTTTAGGCAGTTTTTTGGCATCTCCCGAAAAAACGATCTTCCCACCGTACTCCCCT
Coding sequences:
- the polA gene encoding DNA polymerase I; the encoded protein is MKTITIIDTFGFFFRSYYALPPLRNSEGFPTGLLTGFINLVDSLHRDHGTDYLVFALDSKGPTFRNEIYPEYKANREAPPEDLTKQLPVAIRWVEKMGFANLAKEGFEADDIITTVTKFAREQDMKVKVVSHDKDLYQLIDDGLVVMYDSIKRKEIDEAACIEKFGVNPKDFVDFQAIVGDASDNVPGVKGIGVKGAAKLINEFHTLENIYANIEKCGTPRIQKLLLEYKESAFLSRELVKMRDDVYDDLDLSKFVFEERNYLSCLIDEFEKYEMKRALQKAKVGQSEVGCHDIAPPKLKTPLLTFESITLDTKEKLNEVIDELSKDTLVAFDTETTGLDTRTDKMVGFSFCTSNEKAYYVPVGHSYLGVEEQVDPEDAVAALKKLMKQKIVGQNLKFDLSLLYNQYGMEEVLPFADTMIMAWLTDPGSRVGLDSLAQKFFKYDMKPFKEMVKKGENFSHVNIADATFYAAEDAWMTFLLYGAIKKKMELSSLTHLLKEAKDVEYPFINVLIRMERLGIKVDQVKLETLKKTLSEDLHRLTSEIHELSGSEFNIRSTQQLGVVLFQHLGLKGGKKTKTGYSTNEAVLQSLKHEHPVIGKILEYREYHKMLSTYVEPLLKLAKKDEKSRIYTSFIQTGTATGRLSSKDPNLQNIPVRSTLGRSVREAFVAKEGYKLVSIDYSQIELRLLAHFSKDAALMEAFNKGTDIHMATAVKLFGEEEAKAKRNFAKSVNFGLLYGMGPKKLSDELGITSAEAKEIIANYFASFPTVKNFLEGIQERVKIDGYVETLLKRRRIFDYENANGMQKAAYMRESVNTVFQGSAADLIKLSMNDIDSMIIDEALEAHMLLQIHDELIFEIREDQVEKISKRFVHVMEHIWELEVPLVCSVSVGDSWGELK
- a CDS encoding DUF7149 domain-containing protein — its product is MLKLEVKKPRKFISPLLSKKSVTAAEIEEFEEATQNYLEVLERQRIEKQSEPNIVSNALKPYFENLSYVAQSYSQQGQSGMDLALMLEHSPSVIIEAKVFDSAAMITQNDINKKALHEAILYFMRERKKGNNRLYHIIITDFYRWFVFDAKDFDKLFWQDREIKKVFESVKDSSVLGDRTEDFYRMIAEQISGMKENLIDDKVIEAAYFDLRDARKPKETIALYKLLSKDTLLKAFNPNDANTLNKEFYNELLYILGLEEQKSGGKKLISRAKKPHGASLYENIARNLKLAGHTQEFEVIIRLMIVWINRILFLKLLESQLVKWNGDTKYRFLNRQTIDDFDRMKIFFFDILANRPHDRAHKEFGHIPYLNSSLFEMNEIEKKYIDISSLEDNCELPYYSKTVLKDTRGKRKEGSVNMLHYLFEFLDAYDFSSEGSEELVTESKSLINASVLGLIFEKLNGYKDGSFYTPSFITMYMSKETITKAIIEKFNQLKGWNCSSLNELDDKIEDKKEANAIIDSLSICDPAVGSGHFLVSSLNTILEIKSQLRILFDAEGKRIKDDYELSVENDELIVRDDEGEIFEYKRNSKKATRIQKMLFTEKQKIIENSLFGVDINPNSAQITRLRLWIELLKNSYYDESNQLVTMPNIDINIKVGNSLISRYGLHDEIDIPNIKHAIVRYKEVVKEYKEGNFVQSKEEIRSAIEELKGMFGLTLQAQWKQTERYKKLLESYVKEFGLNSLPRDILLDALDFNLDKLGGSQTSMFSEDQTLTKSKKVQKEKLLKQIEKASKEIDEIKKGKVYENAFEWRFEFPEVLDEEGNFVGFDVIIGNPPYIPLNKLKEIDYSQFGYRVFDKSGDILSLFFEKGITILNQYASMSLITSNSWLKTKYGEVLKDLFSASGASVQIINFEDTQIFEEATVETCIVTIDRSKPADTKTVNIRKFDAKRATVETLKEAITTFASSGEDNAKLMQKIEERGKQLKEWDISINYGIKTGFNKAFIIDTETRNRLIAEDPKSEALLKPMVRGRDVQKYAIEWADMWLVATLPSLNLDIEEYPAIKSYLSSFGKRLDQSGEKGSRKKTNNKWFETQDSIAYYEEFDKPKIVWGEISDAPKFAYDESGIYGNDKIFIMTGEHLKYLLSILNSKLSEWYFSKISVTTGQGTILWKKYKLEILPIAECKDQQPFIDLVDQIIEHKKQNQDTTDLEAKSNRMVYDLYGLAEEEVAVIEGKI